The nucleotide sequence ACAATTGTTTACCTGGAGTCATTGGAACAGCAAAAAGGACGAAACAGATCGTCGGAGTTGCTGCAAAGGAAGGAAAATGCAGAAGTGTGAGGAAGGGAAACAAGCCTGCTATGATCTCCTCAATGTCGTCTGAAGGAAGATACAGCTCCAGGTAACCCCAATCGACATTATACGCTGAcaggaagaagaacagagaaacaAGTCAGCTTTgggaaattaaaattaaaactatgtCGATAAAAGGAGATTAGGAGGGTTAAGGGAGTTACCTGTAGGCATCTGGTATTACTGTGAAGAGACTTAGATTCCAGGTGGAGCTGTTGGTTAAGATTCAAGGAACAACAATTTAGTTCTTCATTGTTAGTTCTTGAATTTGAAAGTATGAGCCAAGAAAAGGTGACCGATAATAAGAGGAGTTTGGTTACTTGTGGAGACTGGAGAATCAGTTGTCGAGAGTTGGAGACTGATTCCAAGTGGAGTTTCTGAGatgaaaattcagaaaatccaagtaaggattttggtggCTCAAAGGGGGAAAACTCCAGCAGCTAGAGAGGAAGATGATTCATGGTTAGGAGATTACTTGAAGTCAtcaaggagaaagaagaacatgGGATGTTCAACACTAGAGCTGCTGTGAGAGTAGACATGAAACTGAAGTTAGAGTTTCATGAGTCTTTTGGAAATCGGAAGAGACAGGGCTGTGAAGGAGTTACCTGGAAAAGGTTGTGGAGCCATGATGGAGAGTAATTGGTTCCAGGTGGAGCTCATCACCTAAAATGGATTCAAAATGGCAATTCTCAGAAGATCCTAATCACTAAGTGTCAggaagagacaagagagagattagagGGTACCTGAGCTGGACGGTGACGGCGATGGCGTGATTCGCGGGTGAAAACGGAACAGCTCGGGAGAAGAGGCATGGATAAGAGACAAAGTTGATGTCTCGGGTTCTACAAATTAAATCAccaaagaggaaagagaagagcTCCACCGGTAGTGATCGCAGCTGAAGGAGATTGCCAGCGAGAATGGTGGTGATACATGGTTCATCGAACCAAAGTTGAGATATGGAGATAATGTCTCTTGATTCACCGGAATTGGGAGCCGCCGTGAAACAGGTGGAGACTGAAGCTTGGCTTCGCCGGAAAACATGCAGGGATGACCGGAATTAGCCTCCAATTCCGCTATACCATGGGGAAGTAAGAAGCTACATCTTCTCCATGTCGAGAACGAGAGGGCTcggtgaaagaaaaaaaaaaaactggttgcCACCGGAGAAGAGAGATGCTCACCGGATAAGGAGGCGGAGTTTGTCGGAGGAGGTTCGCTGAAGTTTGGCTTCACGaacagaagaagaggagaggttGGTTTCAGATTTCTTGTTGTCGAtgagtgttttgttttgtcaaaaggTGGAGATTGTTGTTGGGTttgacaaacacaaaacaaatgggCCTTAATGGGCCAGACGAAATTGGCATTAAGGAAAGGAGAATAAGATTCTGGAAATGATTTGGCCCAATGCATACATGTATAAGTGTGTTTCATCGATCAATAAAGTGGAGGTAGGTGAGAGACAAGACATCAAAGAGAGTtctagagaaagagaagaaaaaagggttcttcttcaagaagctttctccttctttgttgtgttcttgtttttgtatcCTCTTGTGTACCAAAATCTGTAAACCAAAGAACATCACAAGTTAGTGGTGTGTGTAACCTCTTCATATAGTGGAAGTTGTGGGAGACAATTCCCACCCGAGACGTACGGGTTAGAGGCCGGGAACTCGGTGATCAAATTCTCTTGTGTCATCATGTGTCATGTTCAAGTTTTAGATATGTGAATCTTTAATCGGGTGTGAGGCGATGAGGGACCAAAAGCAACAATTATCCTCACAGCTGCTTAGGCGGAAACTAATTTCATAGGATATGCATGTAACgaaattttgatttgatgataGCATAATCTGGACCAGCGGTTCACGCGTGCTTCAAGCGCTTTACCTTGTCTTCTCCCGTCATCAAGGTAATCTCCATAACGAGTTTGAGTATATCCCCAATGTAATCACTCTGCTTTCCTTTAATGAAACAGTAAGGCAACACGAGAGAGATTGATGTAAAACCACAGACCTTTCTCAAGGTTTCAGACACAGCAACTGCAACCCAAGTTGGCCATATGGCAATATCAACCAAATTCCCAAGTGCAACAAATGGAGATGCAGATATAAGCTAATTCCATCATCACTTACCATTTCTCAGCCAAAGATGGCATTTGTGAGGTAAAATCTAGAGCCTATTAACGTCTATCAAATGCACGTGGAACAGATGAAACAGAAAACAGAGTCCTCTGTTTTGCGTTATTCTAGTAACTtctatataaaaagttaaaaacatcttGTAAAACCAATTGCTAACGTACGTATATAAACAAGTAGTATTGTATTGCATCACGTATACGGTATACACCACGATAATTGTAATTAGgcataaaataattgttatatatttttgttttgtgggaAGATCGGGTTTGAGACAGAAgggaaagaagaggagaaactgAAGGTGAAGAATGCGAATGTGGTGGGAATGATGCAGCGATGGTATCTGTCTGGAAGTAGAGGAGTCTCTCCTTCGACCATTGTCTCCCTCGCCGATGAGCTGTCCACACTTTTAACCTAGAATcccttataaaaaaatgttgtgtgtgtgttgttttatGTCGCTGTTAAATAAgacattgtgtttggttatCTTTATAAGATGATTAATGCATAGTCGGAAAAAAAAGgatgttgattttgttgaaatttatAAACATCATCTTGTTCTTGTTATAACTTCTACcatcaagaatttttttttttagctgtaGCCTGTAGTTACAGTCAAAGTGTATCTGATCACAGTAATCTGGAAAATCATGTAACATCTCAATTTAAGCCAGCTTTACTTGTTACAATTCGACTTTGACATTTGGATTTGGAAAGGATACAGATTAAGTTTTGTGGGATTTATTGTATGAATCGTGGCTAAAATataattcaaccaatttagTTGATTTCTATTGTAGTATTTGGTTTGTGATGATGTAGTGTGAGTGTGTGACAATAAGCAGGATACAGAGAGCGCATGCATGCATACTAGAGAGAAGCAATCGATGCAACAATGATGGTTTAACAATTTGACTAGGTAAACTGAAAACTACACGTGGCAAAACCCAAGACGTTAatgaaaaatggaaagtttataCCCGAACCAGCTTCCGACCGTTGGTTTATCACCGAACCTAGGGTTCGATATTGCTCCGGAGTTTGCTATCCTAAGTGTAGGAAAAGGAAACTTGAGTCGTAAAcattaattagtttataaataGTCCAATCGGTTTTAGTTTCATGATCCGAgagaagcagagaaagagagagtttaaaGAGAGCACGAGTTATATGGAGCGACGAAGATGCAATTTCATGCTTCGATTTCTCTGATTTCTTTTTCgattttcatctttgatttcttctgaTCAGTTGTTGGATTTGCCCTAATCTCTTGGTTCCTAGTTGTTCGACGCCTGTGAATCACAGCCTGTGATGTCGTTGCTCTTCGTCAAAACCAGATCACTAGAGACGACGACACGTGATGGAAGATGATTTTTTGATTCTTCGTTCGCATGGATCAGATCAAAAGTATACGTGTGATATCTTCTCCCGCGATTCGTCGAGGCGGCTGGGTTTGTGTACGAGtaatcaaaaacagagtaatcgCGTGACGTTCAcgcaaaaaaaccaaattttcctCACGTTGGAGAACCCAAAAACCTAGTTCCCCTCCGATCTTCCTCGACGAAGCTCCAGCCATTGTGAATTCGTCGCCATTCTGACTCTGCTCCATCGGTCGATGTCGAGATTCAGTGCCTGCCACCTAACTCTGTTCCATCACCGCTACTTTGTGTTTTCCACCGCCATGCCATGCCATGAAGCCACCGCAGAGTCATCAAACCCCTTGGAGTCGAGTCTTCACAAAAACGCCAACAGAAGCAGAAGTTGATGTCCAGCCCATCAAGAAATAAGAGGCCCATGAAGAAAATGCATCCTATGGACCAGGTTAATTCtaatcccttcttttttttttttttttcaattcaaaattaatagatttcaaaaaatttacagaaaaggttttatttgtttttttaaaaaaaaatcattcagttcttcttttcacctttttcttaatatttttaataatggaAATTTGTATACTACATTTATAAGACAATGTGAGAGAACTAACAAGACTTTGGATCCAGTCATTTGACTTAGTCATTTGTTTGTTAGAGATTCCATAAGTTTAAATTGTTCTCAcattgttttctagatttagcatgcaagtttttattttgaaaatattgttttcatttttttttatggattttaaagctttttaaaattaaaaatgctaAGTTTATAAGTGATGTAAAAATGACCTAGTCATTTGTATGTTAGAGATTCCACAAGTTCAAATTGttttcacataattttatagatttagcattttttggttttttttgttttttttttcattttttataaagttttttaaaattaaaaaatattaagtttaaagtgatgttaaaatttttgacaaaaaaaaactaagccaTGTTAAAACTAATCAATTTTGGATTTAGTCATCTAACATAGTCATTTATTCTTTAGAGATTCCATAAGTTCCAAATTGTTTTCacattgttttgtagttttGGCATAcaagtttttatttgttgaatttttttttttaagattccataagttaaaattattttgtagattttacGCTTTTgcaaacaagttttttttaaatgttgtttttaatacagatttcaaaatttaaatgtGTATCATAAATTCTATATATGTTATGAAACAAATTTAATCGTAGTAAGATTTAACCGCATCATCTGAAACAAAAAACCGACTGAGGCCAATCGggacaaaaatctcaaaaccaaaatcacaaatcGAGTAATAAGCCAAAACTTAGaagattatatatgtaaattctGCCTGAACCTTCCCTAATTGTAGACAGTGTGAATTTACAATATACATAAAGAACTAAAGAAGAAAACCCACtttaactaaaaccaaaactcaacATGAAAGTGACGTGATATCTAGAGAAATTATTTCCTTATCATCCTCGTGAAGCTGTGTTTACATTGCCATGTCACCATCACGCGGGGGAACCAGTTGCCGGAGTCTGAAGTTCGAGGAGTGATTGTCTGCAAGTGGGGCAAGAGGAATGCGACAGCAACCAAGTGTCGATGCACTTGACGTGGAAGCCGTGGTTACATTTGGGCAAAACCCTAACTGTCTCTCCTTCAAGGAACTCTCCTAAACAGATCAAACACTCCGTTGCTTTCATCTTTAACTCAGGGCTGTATGAATCAACGGGAATCAGCTTCAACGCCCGTTTCTTGATCCCCTTTGCTgtgtttgcgtttgcgtttgcgttgGTGTCAACTAGTTCTTCGTTGGGTGTGAACCTTCTTGTACAGCGTAAGACATAGCGCAAGACCGAATTGAGGCCAAGAGAACAGATCAAGGCGCATAGAAGAGCTGCTAGTATGATCACCATGTTTGTATCCATGTTAGCTATATTCTTGTTGTTGCTGATAGAGTCTCCTAAGGTTCTAGGATTTGCATCCGTAGCTGAAATGGTTGGGGTTTCTTGCGTCTCAAGTAAAAACCTGCCCATCTGTAAAAGTTGAGAAACAGAGGCAGAATTATCTTTATGAACTCACCTTCAAGGTTCTTCGCCTACTTCTTATTGTTCCAGTTTGTGTTCGAATCGGACTACGAAAGAGATTGAGAGTAGAGATTCAAGTTTCTTCATGCTATGTATGATAATCAAGACTCAACAGAGCAGCTTCTGTTCTCTAATTTTCTCTGAGGCTTTCGAGTCCAATCTGGAACTCAAAGACCAAAAAAAGCCATTTCTCTGAGTCTCATATCCCTTATGATCTATTTCTTTATACAAGTTCTTCACTGGGTTTTACACAAAAGGATATAAGTTGT is from Camelina sativa cultivar DH55 chromosome 20, Cs, whole genome shotgun sequence and encodes:
- the LOC104768727 gene encoding RING-H2 finger protein ATL73-like, whose protein sequence is MGRFLLETQETPTISATDANPRTLGDSISNNKNIANMDTNMVIILAALLCALICSLGLNSVLRYVLRCTRRFTPNEELVDTNANANANTAKGIKKRALKLIPVDSYSPELKMKATECLICLGEFLEGETVRVLPKCNHGFHVKCIDTWLLSHSSCPTCRQSLLELQTPATGSPA